The Pristiophorus japonicus isolate sPriJap1 chromosome 31, sPriJap1.hap1, whole genome shotgun sequence genome has a segment encoding these proteins:
- the LOC139240312 gene encoding cell adhesion molecule CEACAM3-like isoform X2 — protein sequence MNRLDSSKPWKMKTCTDLLLLCVIQVLVMDTECTTIYTGDNVTLSRVTRQFYSKAWFKGSVHPSNHIVTVRVDLNRASFGKKYTGREEVLLPSGALFITRVTASDTDIYYEKTIMKGMTITGSVKLIVHAKCQAFSIHKEKRWVSASAGGDAFFSLRPSAEARMGSWDFGKTSVGQWIGTTEVIAGDYRTRTELFLPNGSLLLKSVTLSDSGEYTVSMLTNTGIQATATINLHVLENSRMSVTVGGEAIFSVVPSAETQSGCWEFGAKRIGQWNRTTKATTGDYKPRAELFLPNGSLLLKSVTASDSGEYTVSMTANTGSQTTAAISLQVLAEPQVFTIKAEHSRMTVRVGDDAFFSVQPSVGVQSGSWNFGGTRVGVWLSATYDLSNEYRTRAELFLQNGSLLLKSVTASDSGLYIVSMFPNSGNQTTATFTLQVFGEPQDFTIQTENSRINVTVGGDAIFSVRPSAEAQSGSWAVEARSIGQWFSTTEIITGDYRTRAELFLPNGSLLLKSVTVLDSGAYTVSMLTSIDSRATATITLHVLGGTARRSMSGSIALIIVAVLIGVTLIILLLVFAYKKRKSFAAENPGIAQEATSAATANGQFQSPEELELQNRST from the exons ATGAACAGGTTGGATTCCAGCAAACCGTGGAAGATGAAAACCTGCACTGACCTTCTCCTACTGTGCGTTATTCAAG TGCTCGTTATGGATACGGAATGTACAACAATTTACACAGGGGACAACGTCACACTTTCCAGAGTTACGCGTCAATTCTACAGTAAAGCGTGGTTTAAGGGATCCGTACATCCCTCCAACCATATTGTAACAGTACGTGTTGATTTAAATCGTGCATCTTTTGGCAAAAAATACACTGGCAGAGAAGAGGTGTTGCTTCCAAGTGGCGCACTATTCATCACTCGTGTAACTGCATCAGATACAGACATCTACTATGAGAAAACGATTATGAAAGGCATGACTATCACTGGTTCTGTAAAGTTAATTGTACACG CTAAGTGCCAAGCTTTCAGTATACATAAAGAGAAAAGGTGGGTGAGTGCGAGTGCCGGAGGCGATGCGTTTTTCTCATTGCGGCCGTCAGCTGAGGCGAGGATGGGGTCATGGGACTTCGGGAAGACAAGTGTCGGTCAGTGGATCGGTACAACCGAGGTTATAGCTGGTGACTACAGAACACGGACTGAGTTATTCCTCCCGAACGGATCgctcctgctgaaatcagtgacacTTTCGGACAGTGGAGAGTACACTGTTAGCATGTTAACCAATACCGGCATTCAAGCAACAGCAACGATCAATCTGCATGTACTGG AAAACAGTCGGATGAGTGTGACTGTCGGAGGCGAGGCTATTTTTTCAGTGGTGCCGTCAGCTGAGACGCAGAGTGGGTGCTGGGAATTCGGGGCGAAACGCATCGGTCAGTGGAACCGTACAACTAAGGCTACAACTGGTGACTACAAACCACGGGCTGAGTTATTCCTCCCGAACGGATCGCTCCTGCTGAAGTCAGTGACAGCTTCGGATAGTGGAGAGTACACTGTTAGCATGACTGCAAACACCGGCAGTCAAACAACAGCAGCCATCAGTTTGCAAGTACTTG CTGAACCCCAGGTTTTTACGATCAAAGCAGAACACAGCAGGATGACTGTGAGAGTCGGAGATGACGCATTTTTCTCGGTGCAGCCGTCAGTTGGGGTGCAGAGTGGGAGCTGGAACTTCGGGGGGACACGTGTCGGTGTGTGGCTCAGTGCAACTTATGATCTAAGTAATGAATACAGAACACGGGCTGAGTTGTTCCTCCAGAATGGATCGCTCCTGCTGAAGTCAGTGACAGCTTCTGACAGTGGATTGTACATTGTTAGCATGTTTCCAAACAGCGGCAATCAAACAACAGCAACCTTCACTCTGCAAGTGTTTG GTGAGCCGCAGGATTTTACTATACAAACTGAAAACAGTCGGATAAATGTGACCGTCGGAGGCGACGCAATCTTTTCAGTGCGGCCGTCAGCTGAGGCGCAGAGTGGGAGCTGGGCAGTCGAGGCAAGAAGTATCGGTCAATGGTTCAGTACAACTGAGATTATAACTGGTGACTACAGAACACGGGCTGAGTTATTCCTCCCGAACGGATCGCTCCTTCTGAAGTCAGTGACAGTTTTGGACAGTGGAGCGTACACTGTTAGCATGTTAACCAGCATCGACAGTCGAGCAACAGCAACCATCACTCTGCATGTACTGG GTGGCACTGCACGGCGAAGCATGTCAGGCTCGATCGCCTTGATTATTGTGGCTGTTTTAATTGGCGTGACTTTAATTATCCTGCTCCTCGTGTTCGCCTATAAAAAACGCAAAAGTTTTGCAGCAGAGAACCCCG
- the LOC139240312 gene encoding cell adhesion molecule CEACAM3-like isoform X1: MNRLDSSKPWKMKTCTDLLLLCVIQVLVMDTECTTIYTGDNVTLSRVTRQFYSKAWFKGSVHPSNHIVTVRVDLNRASFGKKYTGREEVLLPSGALFITRVTASDTDIYYEKTIMKGMTITGSVKLIVHAKCQAFSIHKEKRWVSASAGGDAFFSLRPSAEARMGSWDFGKTSVGQWIGTTEVIAGDYRTRTELFLPNGSLLLKSVTLSDSGEYTVSMLTNTGIQATATINLHVLAEPKDFTIYTENSRMSVTVGGEAIFSVVPSAETQSGCWEFGAKRIGQWNRTTKATTGDYKPRAELFLPNGSLLLKSVTASDSGEYTVSMTANTGSQTTAAISLQVLAEPQVFTIKAEHSRMTVRVGDDAFFSVQPSVGVQSGSWNFGGTRVGVWLSATYDLSNEYRTRAELFLQNGSLLLKSVTASDSGLYIVSMFPNSGNQTTATFTLQVFGEPQDFTIQTENSRINVTVGGDAIFSVRPSAEAQSGSWAVEARSIGQWFSTTEIITGDYRTRAELFLPNGSLLLKSVTVLDSGAYTVSMLTSIDSRATATITLHVLGGTARRSMSGSIALIIVAVLIGVTLIILLLVFAYKKRKSFAAENPGIAQEATSAATANGQFQSPEELELQNRST; the protein is encoded by the exons ATGAACAGGTTGGATTCCAGCAAACCGTGGAAGATGAAAACCTGCACTGACCTTCTCCTACTGTGCGTTATTCAAG TGCTCGTTATGGATACGGAATGTACAACAATTTACACAGGGGACAACGTCACACTTTCCAGAGTTACGCGTCAATTCTACAGTAAAGCGTGGTTTAAGGGATCCGTACATCCCTCCAACCATATTGTAACAGTACGTGTTGATTTAAATCGTGCATCTTTTGGCAAAAAATACACTGGCAGAGAAGAGGTGTTGCTTCCAAGTGGCGCACTATTCATCACTCGTGTAACTGCATCAGATACAGACATCTACTATGAGAAAACGATTATGAAAGGCATGACTATCACTGGTTCTGTAAAGTTAATTGTACACG CTAAGTGCCAAGCTTTCAGTATACATAAAGAGAAAAGGTGGGTGAGTGCGAGTGCCGGAGGCGATGCGTTTTTCTCATTGCGGCCGTCAGCTGAGGCGAGGATGGGGTCATGGGACTTCGGGAAGACAAGTGTCGGTCAGTGGATCGGTACAACCGAGGTTATAGCTGGTGACTACAGAACACGGACTGAGTTATTCCTCCCGAACGGATCgctcctgctgaaatcagtgacacTTTCGGACAGTGGAGAGTACACTGTTAGCATGTTAACCAATACCGGCATTCAAGCAACAGCAACGATCAATCTGCATGTACTGG CTGAGCCCAAGGATTTTACTATTTATACAGAAAACAGTCGGATGAGTGTGACTGTCGGAGGCGAGGCTATTTTTTCAGTGGTGCCGTCAGCTGAGACGCAGAGTGGGTGCTGGGAATTCGGGGCGAAACGCATCGGTCAGTGGAACCGTACAACTAAGGCTACAACTGGTGACTACAAACCACGGGCTGAGTTATTCCTCCCGAACGGATCGCTCCTGCTGAAGTCAGTGACAGCTTCGGATAGTGGAGAGTACACTGTTAGCATGACTGCAAACACCGGCAGTCAAACAACAGCAGCCATCAGTTTGCAAGTACTTG CTGAACCCCAGGTTTTTACGATCAAAGCAGAACACAGCAGGATGACTGTGAGAGTCGGAGATGACGCATTTTTCTCGGTGCAGCCGTCAGTTGGGGTGCAGAGTGGGAGCTGGAACTTCGGGGGGACACGTGTCGGTGTGTGGCTCAGTGCAACTTATGATCTAAGTAATGAATACAGAACACGGGCTGAGTTGTTCCTCCAGAATGGATCGCTCCTGCTGAAGTCAGTGACAGCTTCTGACAGTGGATTGTACATTGTTAGCATGTTTCCAAACAGCGGCAATCAAACAACAGCAACCTTCACTCTGCAAGTGTTTG GTGAGCCGCAGGATTTTACTATACAAACTGAAAACAGTCGGATAAATGTGACCGTCGGAGGCGACGCAATCTTTTCAGTGCGGCCGTCAGCTGAGGCGCAGAGTGGGAGCTGGGCAGTCGAGGCAAGAAGTATCGGTCAATGGTTCAGTACAACTGAGATTATAACTGGTGACTACAGAACACGGGCTGAGTTATTCCTCCCGAACGGATCGCTCCTTCTGAAGTCAGTGACAGTTTTGGACAGTGGAGCGTACACTGTTAGCATGTTAACCAGCATCGACAGTCGAGCAACAGCAACCATCACTCTGCATGTACTGG GTGGCACTGCACGGCGAAGCATGTCAGGCTCGATCGCCTTGATTATTGTGGCTGTTTTAATTGGCGTGACTTTAATTATCCTGCTCCTCGTGTTCGCCTATAAAAAACGCAAAAGTTTTGCAGCAGAGAACCCCG
- the LOC139240312 gene encoding cell adhesion molecule CEACAM3-like isoform X3, which translates to MDTECTTIYTGDNVTLSRVTRQFYSKAWFKGSVHPSNHIVTVRVDLNRASFGKKYTGREEVLLPSGALFITRVTASDTDIYYEKTIMKGMTITGSVKLIVHAKCQAFSIHKEKRWVSASAGGDAFFSLRPSAEARMGSWDFGKTSVGQWIGTTEVIAGDYRTRTELFLPNGSLLLKSVTLSDSGEYTVSMLTNTGIQATATINLHVLAEPKDFTIYTENSRMSVTVGGEAIFSVVPSAETQSGCWEFGAKRIGQWNRTTKATTGDYKPRAELFLPNGSLLLKSVTASDSGEYTVSMTANTGSQTTAAISLQVLAEPQVFTIKAEHSRMTVRVGDDAFFSVQPSVGVQSGSWNFGGTRVGVWLSATYDLSNEYRTRAELFLQNGSLLLKSVTASDSGLYIVSMFPNSGNQTTATFTLQVFGEPQDFTIQTENSRINVTVGGDAIFSVRPSAEAQSGSWAVEARSIGQWFSTTEIITGDYRTRAELFLPNGSLLLKSVTVLDSGAYTVSMLTSIDSRATATITLHVLGGTARRSMSGSIALIIVAVLIGVTLIILLLVFAYKKRKSFAAENPGIAQEATSAATANGQFQSPEELELQNRST; encoded by the exons ATGGATACGGAATGTACAACAATTTACACAGGGGACAACGTCACACTTTCCAGAGTTACGCGTCAATTCTACAGTAAAGCGTGGTTTAAGGGATCCGTACATCCCTCCAACCATATTGTAACAGTACGTGTTGATTTAAATCGTGCATCTTTTGGCAAAAAATACACTGGCAGAGAAGAGGTGTTGCTTCCAAGTGGCGCACTATTCATCACTCGTGTAACTGCATCAGATACAGACATCTACTATGAGAAAACGATTATGAAAGGCATGACTATCACTGGTTCTGTAAAGTTAATTGTACACG CTAAGTGCCAAGCTTTCAGTATACATAAAGAGAAAAGGTGGGTGAGTGCGAGTGCCGGAGGCGATGCGTTTTTCTCATTGCGGCCGTCAGCTGAGGCGAGGATGGGGTCATGGGACTTCGGGAAGACAAGTGTCGGTCAGTGGATCGGTACAACCGAGGTTATAGCTGGTGACTACAGAACACGGACTGAGTTATTCCTCCCGAACGGATCgctcctgctgaaatcagtgacacTTTCGGACAGTGGAGAGTACACTGTTAGCATGTTAACCAATACCGGCATTCAAGCAACAGCAACGATCAATCTGCATGTACTGG CTGAGCCCAAGGATTTTACTATTTATACAGAAAACAGTCGGATGAGTGTGACTGTCGGAGGCGAGGCTATTTTTTCAGTGGTGCCGTCAGCTGAGACGCAGAGTGGGTGCTGGGAATTCGGGGCGAAACGCATCGGTCAGTGGAACCGTACAACTAAGGCTACAACTGGTGACTACAAACCACGGGCTGAGTTATTCCTCCCGAACGGATCGCTCCTGCTGAAGTCAGTGACAGCTTCGGATAGTGGAGAGTACACTGTTAGCATGACTGCAAACACCGGCAGTCAAACAACAGCAGCCATCAGTTTGCAAGTACTTG CTGAACCCCAGGTTTTTACGATCAAAGCAGAACACAGCAGGATGACTGTGAGAGTCGGAGATGACGCATTTTTCTCGGTGCAGCCGTCAGTTGGGGTGCAGAGTGGGAGCTGGAACTTCGGGGGGACACGTGTCGGTGTGTGGCTCAGTGCAACTTATGATCTAAGTAATGAATACAGAACACGGGCTGAGTTGTTCCTCCAGAATGGATCGCTCCTGCTGAAGTCAGTGACAGCTTCTGACAGTGGATTGTACATTGTTAGCATGTTTCCAAACAGCGGCAATCAAACAACAGCAACCTTCACTCTGCAAGTGTTTG GTGAGCCGCAGGATTTTACTATACAAACTGAAAACAGTCGGATAAATGTGACCGTCGGAGGCGACGCAATCTTTTCAGTGCGGCCGTCAGCTGAGGCGCAGAGTGGGAGCTGGGCAGTCGAGGCAAGAAGTATCGGTCAATGGTTCAGTACAACTGAGATTATAACTGGTGACTACAGAACACGGGCTGAGTTATTCCTCCCGAACGGATCGCTCCTTCTGAAGTCAGTGACAGTTTTGGACAGTGGAGCGTACACTGTTAGCATGTTAACCAGCATCGACAGTCGAGCAACAGCAACCATCACTCTGCATGTACTGG GTGGCACTGCACGGCGAAGCATGTCAGGCTCGATCGCCTTGATTATTGTGGCTGTTTTAATTGGCGTGACTTTAATTATCCTGCTCCTCGTGTTCGCCTATAAAAAACGCAAAAGTTTTGCAGCAGAGAACCCCG